CTAAGCGAAGCTCTCTGtacatctgacaaaaacaaggaTGCTTCTGTGTCATCTACATTGCTCCCTGATGCTGCACAGGATTGTCTTTTATCAACAGCCAGCAATGACACTTTCCAAATATTTAACACATGGGGGAATTTCTCATTCAATCTGAgtgtgtttaaactgttttcccttccaaaaaaaatctctgaatcttattttttttccatcagcCGTGAAAATATTACGAATACCACTCTTTTCATGTAATTCCCCATCCTCTTGCTTCACTGTAAGCGGCTGTCAACAGTGTGTCTGATTTATTTCTCAAGTGTTGGTGGGACAGGGACTCCCGCATGGCACTCCTGGACCAGGAGGGGGGGAGTTCCACAGGGGCAGGCAAAGCCTCTGTTCCCCCAGCTCGGGAGACTCTAGGTGGGAAGTAAACTTAGCCAACACGCCTGAAACGGGGCGCCACACACCCATCAACGCCTCCTTTGCAGGTGAGCGGAGaaaacaggagacaggaggggatGTCAGTCTGCAGCAGAGCACTGCCGTTTTTTTGGAgtcatgtttatattcatgttCTGCAAGACAAATATGGATCCTTCAAAAATACCTGCATAAACCTGACATCGAGAAGAGTAAAAGCACACTGACAAATGTGTGGTACCCTGAcacatgtagacagacagaacacacactACTATCCATCAGATGCCACTCATTTTTTGGCCTTAGCTACAGTAACAGGTCTTTCTGTAAAATTATGAACTAGGTCATAAAACTTTCACTACATTATTGCAACTCAATTTAATACTGAAGgtgcatgtttacatttagtaCCTCACAAAGTAACAGGGGCATTTGCAAAAACCTAAGAATCTGAAAACTTTTATCAACACAACCTTTTATTTTCCTGGGGGCAAAGAGGAGGTCAGTGGACTAGTTTGGTTTTACATTTCAGGGCCAAATGGCTGGGATTAAATTGGAGGTGGAGGTAGGTAAGTATCAGCTTTGCATGAGAATAAGCAATCAGGGTAGCAGAATTCAACAAATGGGggttttcattgttgtttaaCCTGCTGCACTTCATTCTGATATTCTCATAAATAAATGCCTgctaaatgaaagaaaaataacgGAACAAAAttataaactatatatttttaattaatttatccACTGTGATACCAGGATACTATGTTGAGGAGCGTTATACAGTGGATAATCTGTTAATCTGTTAGATTACTGGCAAATAAATCAATCCCATCAATgagaaatacacagaaacacccAGAATCTAACAGCACTAGACCGGGCTCAACATTGGCATGTCAAGTGCTATGTGACTGCCTGTCAATACACTCACTGACCAGAAAGGTGTGTTACTGTCAGGGGACTGCGAGGTataagcgagagagagagagagagagagagagagagagagagaaaaattgGAGGTGAAAGTCAATCAAATTAGCTCCTTCCAGCCCACTAAACTCAAGAAGTGGAGGTTAGCAACCAGAGATAACTGACAATGTCTATGGGGTGCAATCTGAGCGGCACCCTGCAGTGAAAGGCTAGCACTGATAAACCTGGAAAAAACTGCCCGACCTCTTCAGATTTCCAATAACATGGAATATTCAGGAATGTATCAAGAAATACATTCATCAGCCTATATCAATACAGTGACCAAATGCTGGTTTTGATGGAACTGCTAAAGGATAAAAAGTTCAGTGCTGCTGATTTGCATGTGATAAAGCCTACACCagtgtgttatttgtttgtctccCCCGGTGAATGGAACCCTCTGGAGAGAAGCAGACAGTGAAAATGCTGTTAAGATCAGAGTGATAATGACTTACTGAATAAGAGTCTGCATCATGGGGACCGCAACTGGTTTGATCCCTgtcctctttcatttctgtctcattaGATAAACCTGTGGAAGTCAGACAGCCTTTTACCACCGATGTGTTTTAAGACATTAAACATTCAACACAGTCATGTCACAACACATCACAAATTAAATCATCTCAAAGTGAAGGGAGATTTACTGAAAACTCTCTTCCACTGTTTTCCTTTAGATTAATCTCATGTCAAGGGGTTGTCTTGTAAGAtttcagggaaaaaaatcaataaagaatatctgaaaagaagagaaaacagagcaggtGACAGATGGCTGGGAGGctagtgggtgtgtgtgtgtgcgtgtgtgtgtgtgtgcgtgtgtgtgtgtgtgtgtgtgtggagtagTAGGGAGCATATTCAACTCATTCCTGTGTCATGTCATATAAATCTATTTGAATATGAGCAGTGACTTTTGTCTTCTGATCACTCTTGAATTGAATGTGAGTGACAGGCAACGTGCTCACATCTAGGTTCAATGGCATGaattgtttccccccccccaaaaaaacagtcCCGCTGAAACTTTTCTAATGTGTCACAATGaatgttcagacagaaagatcAACCGAGAGAGCTGATTTGCTCTGACTTACACgttacattttcacatctttATACATTTTTAGCGGTGACCTTCCggtttgttgttgctgtcagagGAAACAAATCAAATGCTGATCACTTTGTGCAACCTGCGTGataaaaatcacaaatttgctttttttttttaatgggttaTCAAtgctgtctttttaaataaagacattGACTAACATCTCATAGACACTGTTCACTAAACTGTTCACTGTGATCATAGTTTCAGACAAGACGAGAAGAGCCAATAAGGTGTCAAAACGAAGCGCTGGGTCTCACACctcatgtgtttttgtcctaTCATGCCTTCATACATTATTTCTTCAACTTTAAGAAACAAGTGTGCAAAATTATCAAAAGTGCCAACTATATTTTTCTGACCGTGTTGGCCTTTAAATGGATTTGGAGCTGAAGCAGCACTTTGTTGTAATGTAGTGTTTCCATGTCAGACCATGTTAGTTTGGTCCTGATTTGGCCTCTTGCTCTTGGACTTGGCTCTGAGCAGGGCCTGACGTTGGTCTCAGCTTCATCTGAGGTGGTCTTAATGATGAAGAACGTAAGGCCGACTTTTCCAGCACGAgcttaaaatatgaaatgtcaaaatggcCACGAGGTATGTTCCATTACTTGCCAGCATTcctataaaacagaaaacacacaccacccagTCACCTTTCTGCACAGTGTCCCCCAGGGCACAGCTCTGGTCTGTTTGAAGATCAAAGGAGCTGAGGTAAAACAGCATGTTTACAGGTGTTAGGAAATTGAAAATTTCCTTGGCTGAGTGTGGTTTTGAATGGAAGAGGAAGTCtacccttgtgtgtgtgttggtgtctgtgtTGGGAGGGCGTCATTACAGCCTGTTTtcatatgtgtattttttcaaaacattcagcATCTGCCCTCTCACATCAATGTGTCACATGTTCCAGATACAGTATgcatggaaaaagaaatgtgcatAAACccagaatacatttaaaaaaaaaagaaaagcaaagtgaTGATATAAGCCACTGTGTGCCTGGTTGGTTTTGTGTTCTGCTTGCAGATAATTGGTTTTGATGGTACACCTGCTCCTGCCTTGCAGAGCCTTGGCTGCAGCAGAAAAGAATTACCTGAAAACGCCTCATATTAACAGCACATTACCCATTGTGACAAATAAGCACAATTGGCAAGGTGTTGTGTAAGAGCCATATTGACAACCTCCCTGCAAAAGCAACGGCACGGGAGGATGCTGAGTTTGTGAGGGATTAGTTGAATTCTAacactttttttggggggtggggggatcaCAACAATAAGCACACCTCAGTCAAGCTCGAGTATGTCATTTACTCTGCACCtcttcactttgtgtttctctgtgtgcatgAGAGGACCAGTCATGCCAAGCTTTCTgcatgaaagagagagtgtttAGCTTTTGAGGCTATTTGTGCTTCTGACTCTGTAGTGTTTGTGTCCGATGGGAGGTGCCTGCGCCAGCTTCCTTAAAGGAGCAgggggttttgtttgtttctccgCCGTGCCAGGAGAAGTGACAGCCATTCCGGCTctttcacagaaacacattcatctgTGTGAGAAAGGCGGCCGCTGAACTCAGATGAAAGGCCATGGGGGCTGCGTTGCACAGGAAGGCAGACTGTACATCGACTTcagtacaaacacaacataagCCATGTcatagacagaccgacagacagattCAGAGAGAGAtaagggaggaaagaaagaaagaaagaatgaaactTAGAAATATTCCTTTCttgaagaaacacaaacaattaatgcaagaaagaaaacactgcaatTACACTACACTAAAGTTAATATGTTGATGTATTAATTATGTATCTATTTCACAGAGTAATAGGACTATAAGGGTGTGCATACTGGACTGAGCTCTCTATTAACTGTTGAGgtagagaaacagacagagtaTCATGAAGGCCCTCTCACAAACAGCCTCCTTTTGACACACtcattacattaaaatatttctGTCAGCCACTTTAATTCACATCAGGCCATACAAATCAGGATGAAAATAAGCTGCATTATGcctgtgacatttatttattttattttttaatgttagaCAGTTATATTAAATATGGTGTTAAATGTATTAACAACatcaaaaatagttttttggGGGGCCAGCAGGCCCGCTGCTTGAGGTGACCAACAGTAACACATGCCGGCGAACGGACACACTCATTTCATTAGAGCAGTTCAAATTCAATTAGAGGATATGGcgtttgttttaaaagttttctttcaaaacatggTCGCCGACAAACTCTTACTAGTGTCTCTGTTATTTCTACTGAGGAGGCCCATTTAGGAAGTGTAGCCTGTCACACTGAGAAACGAATTTGGTTAAAAAGACACGAATTTAAGGTAAGCCACCGaggcaaatgtgtttttgaactccaaaattaaaatgtagGCATTGACTGATTTCATAATGACGCAGCTATTGGCAGAGTGAAAGGCCTGTTAACAGCAACATCGTCTTAAACACGTAACATCTACTTCACATGTTATTTAATCAATTTAAATAAGAACAAAGCGCGTTCAGATGAAATAAGTACAACTTTATGTGCAATATctattttataatttattccatgattttttaaaataaattggtTGTTGACTTGCAAAgatattttgtatttgatttgattcttaTTAGTCATATTGGCCTTTACACACTTGTGCGTTTGCTTAAAAAAGGAGGTAATGATTAGAATAATCTCAGCGGGTTGTTGTTATAAAGCACTGGGGCcgtctgtttatttatttattaatctattGGCGTTGTGATAATTCAGTGTGTAATTATACCTACACATGCTTTCTATTTTAAAGCACTCtcttttgattattattatttaaactCACAGTAATCGAGTCCTATTTAGTCTTTAAATGCTTCATCCTTGATAATGTGCGTCAGATCTTAAAAGCAAGTCGAGTCAGTTTTATTTGACTTGACGTGGCTGAACAGACCAGCTTATAGAGGTGTAGCTCTGTCACGAGGCTTCATTAAAAAAacctttaacaaacacacatagaaaaaCAATTACACAGTTATATATGATGAGCATTCATCTGCTGCGGAGGTGACTGCTGCTgtagttttatttgtccaacCCTTAAACGTTGAAATGAGGGATAtttatgcacaaacacacaatctaTTACAGCAATACACCGATAGATTGTTTTACTTTAAGGAAAAAACgaatagtttgtgtgtgtgtgtgtgtgtgtgtaggtgagtAACTGTGCGCGTGCgcgtgagagagagcgagagagagagagagagagagagagagagagtggaagcGAATTAATCCATTATTAtcaaaacacaaccaaaacCACACCGATCACTGATGCTAACATTGAGTCAATACAGCAGATCACTGACCTGACCTGAAATGACTGACAGGTCTGACGTGTTGCAGACCAGCAAGTGCAGCCTaggacatgcaaacacacacacacacacacacacacacacacacacactcgcacgcaCGCGTGCTGTACGTGCCGCATGTGCGTCCCTCCTTGATTCCATTCCCTGGAGGCCCACTATCTCAACCGCTCCTTGCTTCGCCCTCTTCCTCAAACTTCCACCAAACCCCAGTTAACACAGAAACCGCATCAGCTCGTGCACTGGACTACAACCGGAGTGAAGCTTCATTCAAACAATGTTGTCCCAAATATCGACATACTGGCTCCTGTCAACTGGTGTTCATCAAAAAGATGTCCCCAAATACGGCCTGTGACAGtctccgcctctctctctctctctctctccccccctccctccctccctccctccctcccacacacacacacacacacacacacacacacacacactagcggGGTGCAACAGTCCTCTTCACTGACGTAGTGGTAAATAAAGTTCTAGTgggtgaataaataaatagatatttGTCATTCTCAAATAAATAGCTCATGCTGCAATTCAACGAATCCGCACGCCTCGCTGTGAACTGTTACTGGCTCGTCTTCTTGAAGTAGCCCACAAACGCcttgtttccctgtttttgtCTTATTGAATCAACCGGCGGCCaattacattttggaaaatgaaaatgcggATAGGCAGGTTTTACTCACAACGCTCAGACCGGTTCAGTACATGACCTCAGAGATTTCCTCCTGAACTTTGTCTAGAGTCCAGGTGTGACTCCAGAAAAACATCACCTATAAAGGCTCCAGGCCCGGTGAGGCAGGCTGGGGTGTGTGTGCTCTTACAGTATAGTATCCTTACAGCAGGCAACAATGTCCAAGGAGCTGtgagaagaggggggggggggggtgcttccTTCTCCGCGGATCAATATCAGCGCAGCTGGAGCCGAACAGGAACCGGCATCGACACACTGTGTGCAGCTGACCTTTCCCACTCCCCACAGGTCATACCTTCCTCCGCCGGAGAGGTCACCGGGCAAAGCCACTGAACGCGCCATTAGGAGGTGATTTCAAGTGCTAAACAAGCTGCGTGTAAACCAAGATTTCTCTCGTCGACCTCGGGGACAGAGATAAACCCATCTCGGTTTACAGATAAACACCTTTGCTTTTTGCCAGAAAATAATTTGCCCTCTCTTGGCTGGTAATATGTGAGATGTGGCACAAAACTGAAACTTATGAGAGGATTCttaaggagagaaaaaaacacatcgTTTTTAGTAGGCTCTAATTGATTTTGGTTGATATTACTGCCTGGTTGTAATCAGCATCGCCTCCCTGGAGATCCTACCAACCTTTTTATTTACTACATCGTTCTGTGAGCCAAGTAATGTGAGCAGCTTGTATAATAGGAGCCACCGTTGCCTGCAGTCTAGCAGCTCCATCACGCAGACGGAGTGCCACTTGCTGCTGCGGCAGCGGAGAGTCGGCCTGCAGCGGGTATCCACCGCCACCAACAAGTCCCAGCATACCTGCTATTCTATGCTCCTGGACGTCTATGAGGCACGactcatacactcacacaaggACAACGACAAGAGCAACTTCTTCACAAACAAGCATGCGCAGTTAGCAGAGGCCAGCGCCTCGCGAAACACCAAACAGCCAGCTGACAGACATTTaagtttattttctctctcctgtttaattCACCTATAGCCTTCACGTATGCCTCCTCGGATTGTGATATCCATTCTTCAAAAGAGCCTCAGATCTGCGTGAGCAACGCAAGCTCACTGACGGCAAATCTGTGGCATTATCTTGACTCACAGCACTGCAAAACGTCACATTACAACAAACCCGCCTGAAGCGCTCTTAAAAGCATCCAAATTActaacagagctgcagagacatATGGCCATCTCCCATAGCAGCTTACAAGTGGAAGCTCTCATAGACTATAGGGCTAAGCCGTGTCAAGTTCAAGTTCACCAACTCCTGTGCAGTGAAGTGTCCAgcgtgggcgtgtgtgtgtgtgtgtgtgtgtgtgtgtgtgtgtgaggggggggggggggggggggggttgcttttACGGGCTATGTTTTCAAATAAACTCTGGGAAAATATAAAGTTACTAGAAATGATGAATGGATGAGAAACGCTTTGCTGTTTCCCCTAAGTGAGCAGACTGGCAGGCACACAAGCAGTGAGTGTGCCAGATGAGAATGCTTagatttcttgtgttttcttcttttaaatccaacattttaaaactcctAGACTGATGATTTTAACTAGTTGGAATTGCCTTCCTTCTCATAGGTAAGGAAATTCTGACTACATACAGAGTACACTTAAATCCCCAAATCTCTTGTTTATCTTAGCACCACAACAGCCACATGGTCTATAGGGCCACGCTTTGCAAAGCTTGAGGTAAAACACCACAATGTTCTTCAGCCTGAGACCAGGAATTGAGAGCAGAGAGAATTTATCAAGAGTTGGTGACTACGTTATGAAGTCTGAGACGAAATAAACTTTCCTGATTAATtcagaaaacagacaaactgccTCCCAAACAAGATGTAACCCACTAAAACCGCACCAGCAGCCAACAAAGTAGAAAGcatgaaaaagcaaatatttaGCACTTGCAACaccttttattatatttgtatgCAGTAAAATTCTTATCACAATAAGGAAGAAAACACCTCTTAAAACTTTGAACAAAAGCACATAACGAAACAACTGCCCATGTTTAGCTCGTAATTGTACATATTTATAGTAAAGAAACATTCTTTATAAATACTGTTTCATCTGTAGCAAGTAAATACCATAATTTAATTACAAATGGATAAATATGGCAGTTGATATTTACAAAAGGAAGGGTGTAGTTACAGAAAATCGAACGGCACAACGTTTATTTTCCTCACAATCTTCCAGATAGTATTTCACAATTCAAACTTGCAAAGCACAAAACATCACAAGTTAAGCCCAGCAAACTAAAATATACATTCACAAGCATAATATTGTGGTCTGTTTGAGTTAAATGTTAACTTTGGCACTCTTTCCAGTTTATAGATGTTTAGTATAGTACAATCAATTTGCCTTAGGATCACAATATTCAACATTATAGTACAATTTTAGCGTAATATGTGCACTAAAAGTCCAGTTAGAGAAATAGCTACCATTGAAGGAACATCTATACACCAAAGACTGACAAACTATCACAACCAATgggaaagtgggcttttagtAATTATTTACAATATGAAATACACCTCGACTATTATACATATTTTCCTCTGTTggtaatcatcatcatccctggtgaatcaaaaataatgaaatagaaaataaacaaatgtttgtgtgcctCTGGTGTGCACGTGTCCCAATCTCCTGCTGGATGGTCCAGTGCtgtgaaatgagtgtgtgttgcttcATTTCAGCTTAGTCCTAAACATACCATTCACTGAAATTGGAGGATAGGCCACTGTGGCTGGTGGTGTTgtgcacagctgaggctggggACAGGGTGGTGTTGCTTTGGGTCTCGGTGGTGGGAGACACCAGGCCTGGAGGTGTGGAGGATTCGTAGCCAGAGCTGGCTGCTGGTGATGAGTCTGATGCTGGTGGGGAAGATTCGTGGACCTGGGGAAAATAGAAAGACGAATAAGTATTTATACGATGTACACAtgtttcacaaaaagaaaaacctttgaTTTAAGATGAATGGTGCACACTCTACAACACCATCAGCACTACAATCACATGTGTGCATTATAGaggcctgacacacacacacacacacgacgtATTTACCTTCATGTGTTTTCGTAGAGAGCTGGGATGTGTGTAGGACTTGTCACACATTTTGCAGAGATAAGGCTTGTCCGACGTGtgaacatgcatgtgtttctttCGGTCGCTGCTGTTTGCAAACCTTCTGTCGCAGCCCTCAAACTCACACTGGAACGGCTTCTctcctgcaggaaaaaaagaaaaccaagaaGAAACATagtcagatatttttttttctgaggaaCGCCTCGGGCTGAGTGTGTAACAACAAGGAGATGTGCCGCTCATTGGCTGCGGAAAATTCAAATGCTAAAAAGTTGAGTGTGTGGTGCCATGGATGTGTTCCCTAAAAATCACAGCAGTAActattttaaaaacacctcacatcATGATCCCAATTGTGATTTAACGTTTAGAGCGTATTTCAAAATGAGATGGGGGAGCTGCTACATCTTATTTAGCCTAAATAATGCGCATAGTGATTTGGAGGGGGTGggagagtggagggggggggggataaggCCGTCCTCAGTAGGCCTACAGAAGGCGTACCATTTGCTGGGAGACAATAAAAATCTAATTAGCACCTGACCAATTTCATGGCACGGCACCATAATGTATTTCCCAAGAAAATAAGTCCAAATGTGAAAGGCTGGTAATGGCCCTGTCTAGCACCTCGGCTCCTATCAAAGGGACgcatgagaaaacaaaaggcattCCTTACGCATAAGCAGTGCTGCTGGTGCTGTGCTCGGCTAAACCTACACCACAACTCCCAAACAAACAGGAATTACAAATCGATTAGGAATTTTAGTACGAATATTTCTAAAAATCtatatgaagagagagagagggggggggggtgatttaAGAATAATGTGAGCTATAAAAGCGCAGCATCGAGAACAAGCTGCATTAAAACCAATTGATATGATTTACTACAAGCCTGGCTGCTCTACGGCGCACGCTACGCGCTCCCACTGTCCCCTTTGACCCATTTTAAAAGTTTAGcccaaacaataaaacaccGGCAGACACAGTGCACTTCTTTTCTACGCGTTTGGAAAATGTCTTACGCCAGAAGAATTGGTCAAATGTGCCCGGTGCAGACGGATAACGAAGAAATGATTCCGCTTTTCTAatcccatctcctctctctctcctggacGTGGTCCTAATTCTGCTTTGACTGTTACTGGAATACTATCTACTTTAGCAGCCGAAAATAGCCTCTGATAATTAGATCTTAATTTGTGTTTGCTCTTGGCAAGGCTCATATTTACAAGAGCGAAATAAACGCACACGCAGGAATATAGGAACGACAATAACATTAATCCCACCATCTgaataaaatcttttttttttttaaaaagccttcaCGGTGTCGTGATAATTACCTGTATGTGTTCTCTTGTGTATCTTCAAGTTTTCCGACCGTGCGAAGACCTTTCCACAGCCGGGGAAGGGGCATGGAAAAGGCTTCTCCCCGGTGTGCACCCGAATGTGGTTCACCAGTTTGTATTTCGCCTTGAACGGTTTGCTCTCCCGGGCGCAATCCTCCCAGAAACAGATATGGTTGGTCTGCTCCGGTCCACCGACATGCTCCACCGAGACGTGCGTGACCAACTCGTGCATGGTGCTGAAAGTTTTGTTGCAACACTTCTTTGGGTTGCTGAGCTGCTCGGGGTCGATCCACTTGCAGATGAGCTCCTGCTTGATGCACTGC
This window of the Enoplosus armatus isolate fEnoArm2 chromosome 11, fEnoArm2.hap1, whole genome shotgun sequence genome carries:
- the zic2a gene encoding zinc finger protein ZIC 2a translates to MLLDAGHQFPGLGVGSFARHHSASEMQERDLSLAQNSFVDSAHMGAFKLNHDLSPGQSSAFTTQAPGYPAAALGAHAAHVTSYASSPFNSTRDFLFRSRGFGESSPASGQHTIFGPTAGSLHHSHTDTQGHILFPGIHDQHGSHGSPNVLNGQMRLGLPGEVFGRSDQYHQVSSPRTDPYSAAQLHNQYGSMNMNMGMNMAAHHHPGAFFRYMRQQCIKQELICKWIDPEQLSNPKKCCNKTFSTMHELVTHVSVEHVGGPEQTNHICFWEDCARESKPFKAKYKLVNHIRVHTGEKPFPCPFPGCGKVFARSENLKIHKRTHTGEKPFQCEFEGCDRRFANSSDRKKHMHVHTSDKPYLCKMCDKSYTHPSSLRKHMKVHESSPPASDSSPAASSGYESSTPPGLVSPTTETQSNTTLSPASAVHNTTSHSGLSSNFSEWYV